A window of the Scophthalmus maximus strain ysfricsl-2021 chromosome 8, ASM2237912v1, whole genome shotgun sequence genome harbors these coding sequences:
- the plk1 gene encoding serine/threonine-protein kinase PLK1 isoform X1, producing the protein MSAAAPRPANPSAHVDPKSAPLKEIPDVLVDPRTTRRYTRGRFLGKGGFAKCYEITDVETKQVFAGKIVPKSLILKQHQREKMTSEIAIHKSLDHANIVGFHGFFEDDDFVFVVLEICRRRSLLELHKRRKALTEPEARYYMTKMLKGVQYLHNNRVIHRDLKLGNIFLNDDMEVKIGDFGLATKIEFDGERKKTLCGTPNYIAPEVLCKKGHSYEVDVWSLGCILYTLLVGKPPFETSCLKETYNRIKKNNYTIPWHINPAASSLIKRMLHADPTQRPTVAEVTADEFFTSGYIPLRLPTTCLTVPPRFSIAPSTAMELSQRRPLTAINNMAGTDKVEAKDEALQREPEPSECHLKDMLQQLNTIIAAKPSERPFIRQEEAEDPACIPIFWISKWVDYSDKYGLGYQLCDNSVGVLFNDYTRLIMYTDGDSLQYIDKTAAESYLSVRSFPNALNKKITLLKYFRNYMSEHLLKAGANIARREGDELARLPYLSLWFRTKSAIVLHLTNGTVQINFFQDHTKLILCPLMGAVTYIDEKRDFRTYKLSLLEEFGCCKELASRMRYAKLMVEKLLESKPPAAAAQ; encoded by the exons ATGAGCGCAGCTGCCCCGCGGCCGGCGAACCCGTCGGCGCACGTCGACCCCAAGTCGGCGCCGCTCAAGGAGATCCCCGACGTGCTGGTGGACCCCCGCACCACCAGACGCTACACGAGGGGCCGCTTCCTCGGCAAGGGCGGCTTCGCCAAGTGCTACGAAATCACGGACGTGGAGACGAAGCAGGTGTTCGCCGGCAAGATCGTGCCCAAGTCGCTCATCCTGAAGCAGCACCAGCGCGAGAAGATGACCTCGGAGATCGCCATCCACAAGAGCCTCGACCACGCCAACATCGTGGGCTTCCACGGCTTCTTCGAGGACGACGACTTCGTGTTCGTCGTGCTGGAGATCTGCCGGAGGAGG TCCCTGTTGGAGCTGCACAAGCGTCGTAAGGCTCTGACCGAGCCGGAGGCTCGCTACTACATGACGAAGATGCTCAAGGGCGTTCAGTACCTGCACAACAACCGGGTCATCCACAGAGACCTGAAGCTGGGCAACATCTTCCTCAATGATGACATGGAGGTCAAGATAG gggaCTTTGGCCTGGCCACTAAGATCGAGTTTGACGGCGAGCGGAAGAAGACCTTGTGCGGAACGCCCAACTACATCGCACCAGAAGTGCTGTGTAAGAAAGGCCACAGCTACGAAGTGGACGTCTGGTCGCTCGGGTGCATATT GTACACGTTGTTGGTGGGCAAGCCCCCATTCGAGACTTCCTGTCTGAAGGAGACCTACAACCGCATCAAGAAAAACAACTACACCATCCCATGG cacatcAACCCGGCCGCATCTTCTCTCATCAAGAGGATGCTGCACGCCGATCCCACCCAGAGGCCCACCGTCGCCGAGGTGACGGCGGACGAGTTCTTCACATCGGGCTACATTCCCTTACGCCTGCCCACCACCTGCCTCACCGTCCCCCCGCGGTTCTCCATCGCTCCCTCCACGGCTATGGAGCTCAGCCAGAGACGCCCCCTGACCGCCATTAACAACATGG CAGGGACGGACAAGGTGGAAGCTAAAGACGAGGCCCTGCAGAG ggagcCTGAGCCGTCAGAGTGCCACCTGAAAGacatgctgcagcagctcaacaCCATCATCGCTGCCAAGCCGTCCGAAAGGCCGTTCATACGCCAAG aagaggcagaggatCCCGCGTGTATCCCCATCTTCTGGATCAGCAAGTGGGTCGACTACTCCGATAAATATGGATTAG GCTACCAGCTCTGTGACAACAGTGTGGGCGTGCTGTTCAACGATTACACACGCTTGATCATGTACACCGACGGAGACAGTCTGCAATACATCGACAAGACGGCGGCCGAGTCCTACCTCAGCGTGCGCTCTTTCCCCAATGCTCTCAACAAGAAG ATCACGCTGCTGAAATACTTCCGCAACTACATGAGCGAGCACCTGTTGAAGGCCGGAGCAAACATTGCGCGGCGGGAAGGCGACGAGCTGGCGAGGCTGCCGTATCTCTCCCTCTGGTTCAGAACCAAGAGCGCCATCGTGCTGCACCTCACCAACGGCACCGTTCAGATCAACTTCTTCCAG GACCACACCAAGCTGATCCTGTGTCCGCTGATGGGCGCCGTGACCTACATCGACGAGAAGCGCGACTTCCGCACCTACAAGCTGTCGCTGCTGGAGGAGTTCGGCTGCTGCAAGGAGCTGGCGAGCCGCATGCGCTACGCCAAGCTCATGgtggagaagctgctggagagcaagccccccgccgccgccgcgcagTAG
- the rasd3 gene encoding RASD family member 3, with the protein MSLSGRPSTVRLVFLGAAGVGKTALIRRFLHDRFEHKYVRTVEELHVLEYDTAGSGKVRLEILDTSGSYSFPAMRELCIRHSDAFALVYAVDDAGSFEEARRLRDEILRLRGDKGAPITVVGGKSELSEAEGRVLPAGSAMATVEDEWDANFVEASARTGGNAVGVFRALLQQVKAPHRLSPAVSRRRDTAPAPAPAAKKRPPLKKHNSCALS; encoded by the coding sequence ATGTCTCTGTCGGGGCGTCCCAGCACGGTGCGGCTGGTGTTCCTCGGAGCGGCGGGGGTCGGCAAGACGGCGCTCATCCGCCGCTTCCTGCACGACCGCTTCGAGCACAAGTACGTGCGCACGGTGGAGGAGCTCCACGTGCTGGAGTACGACACGGCGGGCTCCGGCAAGGTGCGTCTGGAGATCCTGGACACGAGCGGCAGCTACTCCTTCCCGGCCATGCGCGAGCTCTGCATCCGGCACAGCGACGCGTTCGCGCTGGTGTACGCGGTGGACGACGCGGGCTCCTTCGAGGAGGCGCGGCGGCTGCGCGACGAGATCCTGCGGCTGCGGGGCGACAAGGGCGCGCCCATCACGGTGGTGGGCGGCAAGTCGGAGCTCAGCGAGGCCGAGGGCCGCGTGCTGCCGGCGGGCTCCGCCATGGCCACGGTGGAGGACGAGTGGGACGCCAACTTCGTGGAGGCGTCCGCGCGCACGGGGGGCAACGCCGTCGGGGTGTTCCGcgcgctgctgcagcaggtgaagGCGCCGCACCGGCTGAGCCCCGCGGTGAGCCGGCGCAGGGACACGGCGCCCGCGCCCGCGCCCGCCGCGAAGAAGAGGCCGCCGCTGAAGAAGCACAACAGCTGCGCGCTGTCATAG
- the plk1 gene encoding serine/threonine-protein kinase PLK1 isoform X2 — MSAAAPRPANPSAHVDPKSAPLKEIPDVLVDPRTTRRYTRGRFLGKGGFAKCYEITDVETKQVFAGKIVPKSLILKQHQREKMTSEIAIHKSLDHANIVGFHGFFEDDDFVFVVLEICRRRSLLELHKRRKALTEPEARYYMTKMLKGVQYLHNNRVIHRDLKLGNIFLNDDMEVKIGDFGLATKIEFDGERKKTLCGTPNYIAPEVLCKKGHSYEVDVWSLGCILYTLLVGKPPFETSCLKETYNRIKKNNYTIPWHINPAASSLIKRMLHADPTQRPTVAEVTADEFFTSGYIPLRLPTTCLTVPPRFSIAPSTAMELSQRRPLTAINNMGTDKVEAKDEALQREPEPSECHLKDMLQQLNTIIAAKPSERPFIRQEEAEDPACIPIFWISKWVDYSDKYGLGYQLCDNSVGVLFNDYTRLIMYTDGDSLQYIDKTAAESYLSVRSFPNALNKKITLLKYFRNYMSEHLLKAGANIARREGDELARLPYLSLWFRTKSAIVLHLTNGTVQINFFQDHTKLILCPLMGAVTYIDEKRDFRTYKLSLLEEFGCCKELASRMRYAKLMVEKLLESKPPAAAAQ, encoded by the exons ATGAGCGCAGCTGCCCCGCGGCCGGCGAACCCGTCGGCGCACGTCGACCCCAAGTCGGCGCCGCTCAAGGAGATCCCCGACGTGCTGGTGGACCCCCGCACCACCAGACGCTACACGAGGGGCCGCTTCCTCGGCAAGGGCGGCTTCGCCAAGTGCTACGAAATCACGGACGTGGAGACGAAGCAGGTGTTCGCCGGCAAGATCGTGCCCAAGTCGCTCATCCTGAAGCAGCACCAGCGCGAGAAGATGACCTCGGAGATCGCCATCCACAAGAGCCTCGACCACGCCAACATCGTGGGCTTCCACGGCTTCTTCGAGGACGACGACTTCGTGTTCGTCGTGCTGGAGATCTGCCGGAGGAGG TCCCTGTTGGAGCTGCACAAGCGTCGTAAGGCTCTGACCGAGCCGGAGGCTCGCTACTACATGACGAAGATGCTCAAGGGCGTTCAGTACCTGCACAACAACCGGGTCATCCACAGAGACCTGAAGCTGGGCAACATCTTCCTCAATGATGACATGGAGGTCAAGATAG gggaCTTTGGCCTGGCCACTAAGATCGAGTTTGACGGCGAGCGGAAGAAGACCTTGTGCGGAACGCCCAACTACATCGCACCAGAAGTGCTGTGTAAGAAAGGCCACAGCTACGAAGTGGACGTCTGGTCGCTCGGGTGCATATT GTACACGTTGTTGGTGGGCAAGCCCCCATTCGAGACTTCCTGTCTGAAGGAGACCTACAACCGCATCAAGAAAAACAACTACACCATCCCATGG cacatcAACCCGGCCGCATCTTCTCTCATCAAGAGGATGCTGCACGCCGATCCCACCCAGAGGCCCACCGTCGCCGAGGTGACGGCGGACGAGTTCTTCACATCGGGCTACATTCCCTTACGCCTGCCCACCACCTGCCTCACCGTCCCCCCGCGGTTCTCCATCGCTCCCTCCACGGCTATGGAGCTCAGCCAGAGACGCCCCCTGACCGCCATTAACAACATGG GGACGGACAAGGTGGAAGCTAAAGACGAGGCCCTGCAGAG ggagcCTGAGCCGTCAGAGTGCCACCTGAAAGacatgctgcagcagctcaacaCCATCATCGCTGCCAAGCCGTCCGAAAGGCCGTTCATACGCCAAG aagaggcagaggatCCCGCGTGTATCCCCATCTTCTGGATCAGCAAGTGGGTCGACTACTCCGATAAATATGGATTAG GCTACCAGCTCTGTGACAACAGTGTGGGCGTGCTGTTCAACGATTACACACGCTTGATCATGTACACCGACGGAGACAGTCTGCAATACATCGACAAGACGGCGGCCGAGTCCTACCTCAGCGTGCGCTCTTTCCCCAATGCTCTCAACAAGAAG ATCACGCTGCTGAAATACTTCCGCAACTACATGAGCGAGCACCTGTTGAAGGCCGGAGCAAACATTGCGCGGCGGGAAGGCGACGAGCTGGCGAGGCTGCCGTATCTCTCCCTCTGGTTCAGAACCAAGAGCGCCATCGTGCTGCACCTCACCAACGGCACCGTTCAGATCAACTTCTTCCAG GACCACACCAAGCTGATCCTGTGTCCGCTGATGGGCGCCGTGACCTACATCGACGAGAAGCGCGACTTCCGCACCTACAAGCTGTCGCTGCTGGAGGAGTTCGGCTGCTGCAAGGAGCTGGCGAGCCGCATGCGCTACGCCAAGCTCATGgtggagaagctgctggagagcaagccccccgccgccgccgcgcagTAG
- the palb2 gene encoding partner and localizer of BRCA2 produces MENNVEEQLRSTLHCDDKEKLRRKLALLQREYLRTAQRLQRAERSEAVRRHVRSRITQQNHRDPEVTSSPCLNPSPLTLNAANAAAQGPADPDNLRRSQAIRFLLPSDDAYPQTPVSSPDDTAGGHRPSPALRLRSRRSRLRWERRSAEARVTDNSEDGPDQSDKMENGRTEGEEDTTKSEEAEVVNESEELLSTSESESPSLLLTHWRTQAHTETGDMEGKETQGCDEQREKENESTAEGTKEPESTSLLLNCRKSDVHAEGSGRDCPTNGERKEVEEGDSGEDSGGHRETTLSEENSNKDMEQNAAEKKENGKSHDNTVEIKEETIEAGGKSAGLLDSCTLVEGLLFPVEYYVRTTRRMTSSQSQPNMQAVILSQLSAGRQRRSRGRGRGRSIGRTGECSDQHALADFSTLTPASVDPHKVCTVDASAELSADSQSSSEISNKISAEAFSSPGVGATPRGRGRRRKRGRGRGRTRTPRSTQTSEDPRPGVASASSSSPPSPRGPDGPRPHLAPGEPVLVPDDRRPASPCGPGTCPSPGVDGARCSPASERLQTIYPIFLKSSGRTKTSTQTSSSASCWRSLLLPSSAPAQMSSLLPLPSLLPGSLLNGLMTSDLHQDFHLPDEQFASLKLHKLRRVAAESGGVEHFASPSYNTRSGGGRRHARPRCETDGEPAMPLPLPLSLTPTIAAVDVHNKSLEEEPLNRGDTEAPGGQRTENLDATTDTFSTESVSVARERDADSLDQTKDAGNPRSQRCVSASDTHGSADHRVEPLPRMNFADEVNDSIVGQTNEQNVQQPASDKDAQCSDVVGSSEDPTSTNHPLEEESVVKTLSFDCPLQEPTKEPSNSRTASQARGDGEAPGDCTADASEESSPEPTTTRPAGDRSVESDNQKCSPRHGVRSQFLLSPPLASAPGPFTTPHHRPSAPHSSPTLPSLGLTPRPGCTGLPPTSSPSAPALALPPPHSPTTQALSPPTLSPCPSVTSLPPSRPLVSPSCQNRASLDPSDTAGRCDRVEPVKSPAAPSIQSRGTAGQEGRKTEASAEHGVMGCTHTLKAPAGGCLVDACCLPGPSGGLCVAAAGKWAVCLWSQTPPSDWSLAHTWTFNDPVINVFPVPDAAGLLFVTLGQLEIREVRTLSCCSLVQVLLCEGVVQAVVGVSGSRVVTSSHSATASTLRVFNVSDDSSTPSSLPLVSPGVCVGALAPVDGLPDALIGSDEGGRVFVWNLKSGQLLRTIVLCDGLSHTACLRGYSYCGVLFVLLQHQLLSSLEEEEKAAKAKEEERSALFSLVAVNPLSSRSVLATRLYPPTAWSGRLCEADVNSSGVVGLSQSGRACVWELGRPGATAMVRGPEGEGWQLARWGGADTLVTGHHNGDVTLHRYSKNMRLFE; encoded by the exons ATGGAGAACAAcgtggaggagcagctgaggagcaCACTGCACTGCGATGACAAGGAGAAG CTCCGTAGGAAGTTGGCACTCTTACAAAGGGAATATCTCAGAACAGCCCAGAGGCTACAG CGCGCTGAGCGTTCGGAAGCGGTGCGTAGACACGTGAGGAGCAGGATCACGCAGCAAAACCACAGAGACCCAGAGGTGACATCGAGCCCATGTCTCAACCCGTCGCCACTGACGCTGAATGCCGCCAATGCAGCAGCCCAAG GTCCAGCAGATCCTGACAACCTGAGGAGGAGCCAGGCGATCAGGTTCCTGCTCCCGTCTGATGACGCTTACCCGCAAACCCCAGTTTCGAGCCCTGACGACACCGCTGGAGGTCACAGACCCAGTCCCGCCCTGCGCCTCAGGTCTCGTCGCAGCCGCCTGCgctgggagaggaggagcgcTGAGGCCAGGGTCACGGACAACAGTGAGGACGGACCGGACCAGAGTGACAAGATGGAGAACGGCAgaacagaaggagaggaggatacAACCAAGTCTGAAGAGGCAGAGGTTGTGAATGAAAGTGAAGAGCTGCTTTCTACGTCAGAGTCTGAGTCTCCGtctctgctgctcacacactggAGAACACAGGCGCACACTGAGACGGGGGATATGGAGGGAAAGGAGACGCAAGGATGTGATGAACAAAGGGAAAAAGAGAACGAGTCGACAGCTGAAGGGACAAAAGAACCGGAGTCgacctctctgctgctcaacTGTCGGAAATCTGATGTACACGCTGAAGGAAGTGGACGAGATTGCCCCACGaatggagaaagaaaggaggtaGAGGAAGGAGACAGCGGTGAGGATAGTGGAGGACATAGAGAAACAACGCTTTCTGAAGAGAACAGTAATAAAGACATGGAACAaaatgcagcagagaaaaaagaaaatggaaaaagccACGACAACACAgtggaaataaaagaggaaacaatTGAAGCAGGTGGAAAGAGCGCGGGTCTCCTGGACTCCTGCACCCTAGTGGAGGGACTACTCTTCCCGGTGGAGTACTACGTCCGGACCACGCGGCGTATGACCTCTTCACAGAGTCAGCCCAACATGCAGGCCGTCATTCTCTCCCAGCTGAGCGCGGGGCGACAGCGCAGGAGCCGGGGCCGCGGCCGAGGACGATCGATCGGGCGAACCGGTGAATGTTCTGATCAACACGCTCTGGCAGATTTCTCCACTCTGACACCAGCATCCGTAGATCCTCATAAGGTGTGTACTgtcgacgcgtccgccgagcTTTCCGCTGACAGCCAGAGCTCCAGTgagatttcaaataaaatctcTGCGGAGGCGTTTTCTTCCCCTGGAGTCGGCGCCACCCCccggggaagagggaggaggagaaaacgaGGCAGGGGCAGAGGACGAACTCGAACCCCACGATCCACTCAGACGTCAGAAGATCCCCGTCCCGGCGTTGCCTcggcgtcctcctcctcccccccgtcTCCTCGTGGACCCGACGGACCGAGGCCTCATCTCGCTCCCGGGGAGCCTGTTCTCGTGCCAGACGACCGCAGGCCCGCGTCCCCCTGCGGCCCGGGCACCTGCCCTTCCCCCGGGGTCGATGGAGCCCGGTGTAGCCCCGCCTCTGAAAGACTGCAGACGATCTATCCAATCTTTCTGAAGAGCAGTGGCAGGACGAAGACATCCACACAGACGAGCAGTA GTGCATCGTGCTGGCGATCTCTCCTCTTGCCTTCCTCTGCACCCGCCCAAatgtcttctcttctccctctcccatctctgtTGCCCGGCTCGCTGCTCAACGGCCTGATGACCTCCGACCTCCACCAAGATTTTCATCTCCCCGACGAGCAGTTCGCGTCTCTGAAGCTGCACAAGCTTCGTCGAGTCGCCGCGGAATCGGGAGGAGTTGAACATTTCGCATCCCCCTCGTACAATACCCGTAGCGGCGGCGGCCGCCGCCACGCTCGCCCTCGCTGCGAGACAGATGGCGAGCCGGCGATGccgcttcctctccctctcagcctcACTCCCACGATTGCCGCTGTAGACGTCCACAACAAGTCCTTGGAAGAAGAGCCATTGAACCGAGGTGACACAGAAGCTCCTGGAGGACAGCGAACAGAAAACCTCGATGCAACGACCGACACTTTCTCAACAGAATCTGTGTCGGTGGCTCGAGAGCGTGACGCCGATTCTTTAGATCAAACTAAAGACGCAGGGAATCCTCGTAGCCAGAGATGTGTCTCTGCCAGCGACACACACGGATCGGCAGACCACCGCGTGGAACCTCTGCCTCGCATGAACTTTGCAGACGAGGTGAACGATTCTATAGTTGGGCAGACAAATGAACAGAACGTACAACAGCCCGCGTCAGACAAAGACGCACAGTGTTCCGATGTCGTCGGTTCTTCGGAGGATCCGACGTCTACAAACCACCCACTGGAAGAGGAATCGGTCGTCAAGACTCTGTCCTTTGACTGTCCTCTACAGGAACCAACCAAGGAGCCGTCCAACAGCCGCACTGCCTCACAGGCACGTGGCGACGGCGAAGCTCCAGGAGATTGTACTGCAGACGCCTCGGAGGAATCGTCGCCCGAACCCACGACCACACGTCCGGCCGGAGACAGATCGGTGGAAAGCGACAATCAGAAGTGTTCGCCACGCCACGGCGTCCGCTCTCAGTTCCTGTTGAGCCCTCCGCTGGCCTCGGCGCCCGGCCCCTTCACAACCCCGCACCATCGTCCCTCGGCTCCCCACTCCAGCCCCACACTGCCCTCCCTGGGACTCACCCCCCGCCCCGGGTGCACCGGCCTCCCCCCGACCTCGTCTCCCTCCGCCCCAGCTCTCGCGCTGCCTCCCCCTCACAGCCCGACGACCCAGGCCCTCTCTCCCCCGactctgtctccctgtccctCCGTCACTTCCCTGCCTCCCAGCCGGCCtctcgtctccccctcctgccaGAACCGGGCTTCATTAGATCCATCAGATACGGCTGGTCGTTGTGACAGGGTGGAACCGGTGAAGAGTCCGGCTGCACCAAGCATCCAGTCCCGGGGCACAGCTGGGCAGGAGGGCCGGAAAACAGAGGCGAGCGCAGAGCACGGCGTGAtgggatgcacacacacactgaag GCCCCGGCAGGAGGCTGCCTGGTGGACGCGTGCTGTCTGCCTGGACCCTCGGGGGGTTTATGTGTGGCGGCAGCAGGAAAGTGGGCGGTGTGTCTGTGGAGTCAGACTCCGCCCTCGGACTGGAGCTTAGCGCACACCTGGACCTTCAATGAC ccgGTGATCAATGTGTTTCCTGTCCCCGACGCTGCCGGGCTGCTGTTTGTGACTTTGGGTCAGCTGGAGATCAGAGAAGTGAG GACGCTGTCGTGCTGCAGCCTCGTGCAGGTGCTGCTGTGCGAGGGCGTCGTCCAGGCCGTCGTGGGCGTGTCCGGGTCCAGAGTGGTGACCTCGTCCCACTCGGCGACAGCTTCCACCCTGCGGGTGTTCAACGTGTCGGACGACAGCAG cacGCCGAGCTCTCTGCCCCTCGTGTCTCCTGGCGTTTGTGTCGGGGCCCTCGCGCCAGTGGACGGACTTCCCGACGCTCTGATCGGCAGCGATGAGGGCGGACGTGTCTTTGTCTG GAATCTGAAGAGCGGACAGCTGCTGCGTACGATCGTCCTCTGCGATGGTTTGTCGCACACGGCCTGTCTGAGAGGATACTCCTACTGT gGAGTGTtatttgtgctgctgcagcatcagctgCTCAGCtccctggaggaagaggaaaaagcggccaaagcaaaagaagaggaaaggtcCGCCTTGTTCTCCTTGGTCGCCGTCAACCCCCTGAGTAGCAGATCTGTGCTGGCCACTCGACTGTATCCGCCCACAGCCTGGTCCGGCAG acTGTGCGAAGCCGACGTCAACAGCTCCGGCGTGGTCGGTCTGAGTCAGAGCGGCCGCGCGTGCGTGTGGGAGCTCGGGCGTCCGGGGGCCACGGCGATGGTGCGGGGCCCCGAGGGCGAGGGCTGGCAGCTGGCTCGCTGGGGGGGCGCCGACACGCTGGTGACCGGCCACCACAACGGAGACGTCACTTTACACCGCTACAGCAAAAACATGAGACTCTTTGAATGA